One segment of Comamonas thiooxydans DNA contains the following:
- a CDS encoding PAS domain-containing methyl-accepting chemotaxis protein, with the protein MRVNAPVTQREYSFDEHATLMSTTDTESYIKYANQAFMEVSGFEPQEILGQTHNLVRHPDMPPAAFADMWATLKSGEPWSALVKNRRKNGDHYWVRANAIPIIRNDKAKGYMSVRTQPERKEVEAAQKLYESMHDKGGSAPELHKGIVSRKGLGKLLSIWRHMGVRRRIRLNSLALWGALVLGAWLLGQSQMQFLSMAAFMTVALMVMTLLLESQFATPLELLKRQSLNVATGNNRQTEYLQRTDEIGTTLRTVNQIGLMFRWLVDDVNQQALNVQQACNEIEQGNSYLHGQTEQLAVNVAQTSASMEQITARVQSSADTAQKAGVLASEASAAALRGGQSMDQIVSTMESITANSRRIADIVGVIDSIAFQTNLLALNAAVEAARAGEHGRGFAVVAGEVRALAQRSADAAKEIKALIQASTATIEAGSLVVSDAGSNIGDIVSQARSVADFIAEISKATREQSEEISQVGKSVADMDYLTQQNAQLVTQGAQASSSMQWQVKNLVEAIGVFR; encoded by the coding sequence ATGAGAGTCAATGCACCAGTGACACAGCGGGAGTACAGCTTTGATGAGCACGCGACTCTGATGTCCACCACGGACACGGAGAGCTACATCAAATATGCCAATCAGGCGTTCATGGAGGTCAGCGGCTTCGAGCCGCAAGAGATCCTCGGCCAGACGCACAATCTGGTGCGTCACCCGGACATGCCGCCGGCCGCTTTTGCCGACATGTGGGCCACCCTCAAAAGCGGCGAGCCCTGGAGCGCACTGGTCAAGAACCGGCGCAAGAACGGGGACCACTACTGGGTTCGCGCCAATGCCATTCCCATCATCCGCAATGACAAGGCCAAGGGCTATATGTCCGTGCGGACACAGCCCGAGCGCAAAGAGGTCGAGGCGGCGCAAAAGCTGTACGAGTCCATGCACGACAAGGGCGGTTCAGCCCCCGAGCTGCACAAAGGCATAGTCTCCAGGAAGGGGCTGGGGAAGCTGCTTTCGATCTGGCGGCACATGGGGGTGCGCCGGCGCATTCGCCTGAACTCGCTGGCCTTGTGGGGCGCCCTGGTGCTCGGCGCCTGGCTGCTGGGCCAAAGCCAGATGCAGTTCCTGTCGATGGCGGCCTTCATGACGGTGGCCCTGATGGTGATGACGCTATTGCTCGAGAGCCAGTTCGCCACGCCGCTGGAGCTGCTCAAGCGTCAGTCGCTGAACGTGGCAACCGGCAACAACCGGCAGACGGAATACTTGCAGCGCACGGATGAAATCGGCACCACGCTGCGCACGGTCAACCAGATCGGTCTCATGTTTCGCTGGCTGGTGGACGATGTGAACCAGCAAGCTCTGAATGTTCAGCAGGCCTGTAACGAGATCGAGCAGGGCAACAGCTATCTGCACGGGCAGACGGAGCAGCTGGCGGTGAATGTGGCCCAGACCTCGGCCTCTATGGAGCAGATCACGGCCCGGGTTCAGTCCAGCGCCGATACGGCACAAAAAGCCGGTGTGCTGGCCAGCGAAGCCAGCGCGGCGGCCTTGCGCGGGGGGCAGTCCATGGATCAGATCGTCTCCACCATGGAGTCGATTACGGCCAACTCCCGCCGCATTGCCGACATTGTCGGCGTGATTGACAGCATTGCCTTTCAAACCAATTTGCTGGCGCTGAATGCGGCCGTGGAGGCCGCCCGTGCCGGCGAGCATGGCAGGGGGTTTGCCGTCGTTGCCGGCGAGGTGCGGGCCCTGGCGCAGCGCAGCGCCGATGCAGCCAAGGAGATCAAGGCGCTGATTCAGGCCAGCACGGCCACCATCGAGGCGGGCTCTTTGGTGGTCAGCGATGCGGGGAGCAATATCGGGGATATCGTCTCTCAGGCCCGCAGCGTGGCGGACTTCATTGCCGAGATCAGCAAGGCCACGCGCGAACAAAGCGAGGAGATCAGCCAGGTCGGGAAGTCGGTGGCGGACATGGACTATCTGACGCAGCAGAACGCGCAGCTGGTGACCCAGGGGGCGCAGGCTTCCAGCAGCATGCAATGGCAGGTGAAAAATCTTGTGGAAGCGATTGGCGTGTTCCGGTAG
- a CDS encoding Lrp/AsnC ligand binding domain-containing protein, with amino-acid sequence MMDASEVDIDRIDRKILAILQTDGRISNLRLAEQVALSPTAVQARVARLTRDGYILGYEARLNPQKLGVGMTVFVEVLLDRTTPHVFDEFKAAVLAYPAIMECHMVAGGFDYLLKTRMADMAAYRDFAGRVLWQLPGVRETRTYAVMEEIKDDARLPL; translated from the coding sequence ATGATGGATGCTTCAGAAGTGGATATCGATAGGATTGACCGAAAAATACTGGCAATTCTGCAAACCGATGGGCGTATCTCCAATCTGCGCCTGGCCGAACAGGTGGCGCTTTCGCCCACGGCCGTGCAGGCCCGCGTGGCCCGGCTCACGCGCGATGGTTACATCCTGGGCTACGAGGCGCGTCTGAATCCGCAGAAGCTGGGCGTGGGCATGACGGTGTTTGTCGAGGTGCTGCTGGATCGCACCACGCCTCATGTGTTTGACGAGTTCAAGGCCGCCGTGCTGGCCTATCCCGCCATCATGGAATGCCATATGGTGGCCGGCGGCTTTGACTATCTGCTCAAGACCCGCATGGCCGATATGGCCGCCTACCGAGACTTTGCGGGCCGGGTGCTATGGCAGCTTCCGGGCGTGCGCGAGACCAGAACCTATGCGGTGATGGAGGAGATCAAGGACGATGCGCGGCTGCCTTTGTAG
- the putA gene encoding trifunctional transcriptional regulator/proline dehydrogenase/L-glutamate gamma-semialdehyde dehydrogenase yields the protein MVKAAHPLASRLFDTCTDMPTFTALPSSKRPADTLRQAITAATRMAETDAVARLLPAATLPPAQAAQVAVHTQKLVEQLRAQPASAGRQGLVQGLLQEFSLSSQEGVALMCLAEALLRIPDAATRDALIRDKLRGGDWQAHLGKSPSLFVNAAAWGLVVTGKLVDTHSEPGLLAALKRVTARGGEPLVRRAVDMAMRLMGEQFVMGETISQALERARELQARGFRYSYDMLGEAALTAEDAQRYMQSYVNAIHAIGKAAGGKGVYERPGISIKLSALHPRYSRAQWQRVMSELLPRVLQLCELARSYDIGLNIDAEEADRLELSLDLLEQLAHAPGLAGWNGLGFVIQAYQKRCPYVIDYLIDLARRSERRLMVRLVKGAYWDSEIKRAQIDGLSDYPVYTRKHHTDVAYIACARKLLAAPSAIYPQFATHNAQTVASIESLASALPYSVGSYEFQCLHGMGEQLYLHVVEAEDKAARRPCRIYAPVGTHETLLAYLVRRLLENGANSSFVHRIANPDWPISDLIAAPSDQTWAEGQPGLQTRAEVETLLAADDVGLPHPRIVLPRELLGKQRRNSSGLDLSDDGVLSALSQALAQSRPAQLLQGVHAAHAADAIGTAITNPANHQELLGYVSDATPAQIQQAMQMAAQAQPAWQASPAELRASLLQTAAELFETQMQPLMSLLMREAGKTAANAVSEVREATDFLRYYAAQIRRQADADLLAPGIGPVVCISPWNFPLAIFTGQVAAALAAGNVVLAKPAEQTPLIAQEAVRLLHQAGIAPDVLQLLPGRGETVGAALVADARVAGVLFTGSTEVARLLNLQTAARLRPDGQPVVLVAETGGQNAMLVDSSALVEQAVQDIAASAFDSAGQRCSALRLLCVQSDCADRLLAMLRGAMQELHCGDPAELATDVGPVIDADAKTAIERHIARLRALDLRIHQSPLSPETAAQGHFVAPTLIELPDLHQLKHEVFGPVLHVLRYQRRELPQLLERINALGYGLTMGLHTRIDETVQVVAQAAHVGNLYVNRNMVGAVVGVQPFGGEGLSGTGPKAGGPLYLPRLQQTPGSPLRLLSLLLHQSGQTQASATPVTAAAATALHQLGHWARQHGEAIVGHDCERLQAALPDLHAARLLPGPTGERNLYQLLGKPRTLCLAQERTMLLLQLAAALACGSQALWVPGPLGTTIHGKLPDALRRHVRLLPAELSVEEIAETEAMDAALLECDAPEFLRWAQALARRPGPLVLPTRCQTGQPVRLERLWHERALSHNTAAAGGNAALMTLE from the coding sequence ATGGTGAAGGCCGCGCACCCGCTCGCGTCCAGGCTCTTTGACACCTGCACCGACATGCCGACCTTCACTGCGCTGCCAAGCAGCAAACGCCCTGCCGACACACTGCGCCAAGCCATTACCGCCGCCACCCGCATGGCCGAGACCGATGCCGTGGCCCGGCTGCTGCCCGCCGCCACCCTGCCTCCAGCACAGGCGGCCCAGGTCGCCGTTCATACGCAAAAGCTGGTCGAGCAGTTGCGTGCCCAGCCTGCCAGCGCGGGACGCCAGGGGCTGGTGCAAGGCTTGCTGCAGGAGTTCTCTCTGTCCTCGCAGGAAGGCGTGGCGCTGATGTGCCTTGCCGAGGCCTTGCTGCGGATACCCGATGCCGCCACACGCGACGCGCTGATCCGCGACAAGCTGCGCGGCGGCGACTGGCAGGCGCATCTGGGCAAAAGCCCTTCGCTCTTTGTCAATGCCGCCGCCTGGGGGCTGGTGGTCACCGGCAAGCTGGTCGATACGCATAGCGAGCCGGGCCTGCTCGCAGCGCTCAAGCGTGTCACTGCCAGGGGGGGCGAGCCTCTGGTGCGCAGGGCCGTGGACATGGCCATGCGCCTGATGGGCGAGCAGTTTGTGATGGGCGAGACCATTTCTCAGGCTCTGGAGCGCGCTCGCGAACTGCAGGCCAGAGGCTTTCGCTATTCCTACGACATGCTCGGCGAGGCCGCTCTCACCGCCGAGGACGCACAGCGCTACATGCAGTCCTATGTGAATGCGATTCATGCGATCGGCAAGGCCGCTGGCGGCAAGGGCGTCTATGAACGGCCGGGCATTTCCATCAAGCTCAGCGCCCTGCACCCGCGCTACAGCCGCGCGCAATGGCAGCGCGTGATGAGCGAGCTGCTGCCACGAGTGCTGCAACTGTGCGAGCTGGCACGCAGCTACGACATAGGGCTCAATATCGACGCCGAAGAGGCCGACCGGCTTGAGCTGTCGCTGGACCTGCTGGAGCAACTGGCCCACGCCCCTGGCCTGGCAGGCTGGAACGGCCTGGGCTTTGTGATTCAGGCCTATCAAAAACGTTGTCCCTATGTGATCGACTATCTGATCGACCTGGCCCGTCGCAGCGAGCGACGTCTGATGGTGCGCCTGGTCAAAGGCGCCTACTGGGACAGCGAAATCAAGCGCGCCCAGATCGACGGTCTGAGCGACTACCCGGTCTACACCCGCAAGCACCACACCGATGTGGCCTATATTGCCTGCGCTCGCAAGCTGCTGGCCGCACCCAGCGCCATCTACCCGCAATTCGCCACCCACAATGCTCAGACGGTTGCAAGCATCGAATCACTCGCCAGTGCCCTTCCCTACAGCGTAGGCAGCTATGAATTTCAATGCCTGCATGGCATGGGCGAGCAGCTCTACCTGCATGTGGTCGAGGCCGAGGACAAGGCCGCACGCCGCCCCTGCCGCATCTATGCCCCCGTGGGTACGCACGAGACACTGCTGGCCTATCTGGTGCGCCGCCTGCTGGAAAACGGCGCCAACAGCTCATTCGTGCACCGCATCGCCAACCCCGACTGGCCCATCTCTGATTTGATAGCAGCCCCTTCAGACCAAACCTGGGCTGAGGGCCAGCCGGGCCTCCAAACTAGAGCCGAGGTGGAGACCCTGCTTGCGGCCGATGACGTAGGCCTGCCCCACCCCCGCATAGTGCTGCCGCGCGAGCTGCTGGGTAAACAGCGCCGCAACTCCTCTGGTCTGGACCTGAGCGATGACGGTGTGTTGAGCGCTCTGTCTCAAGCGCTTGCGCAAAGCCGGCCCGCACAACTTCTCCAGGGTGTCCATGCCGCGCATGCCGCCGACGCCATCGGCACAGCCATCACCAACCCGGCCAACCATCAGGAGTTGCTGGGCTATGTCAGCGATGCCACGCCCGCGCAGATTCAGCAGGCAATGCAGATGGCCGCACAGGCCCAGCCCGCCTGGCAAGCCAGCCCGGCCGAGCTGCGCGCCAGTCTGCTGCAGACCGCAGCCGAGCTCTTTGAAACGCAGATGCAGCCGCTGATGAGCCTGCTGATGCGCGAAGCCGGCAAGACTGCGGCCAATGCCGTGTCCGAGGTGCGCGAGGCCACCGATTTTCTGCGCTATTACGCGGCCCAGATTCGGCGGCAGGCCGATGCGGATCTGCTCGCCCCCGGCATAGGCCCTGTGGTCTGCATCAGCCCCTGGAATTTTCCGCTGGCCATCTTCACCGGCCAGGTCGCCGCCGCCCTGGCAGCCGGCAATGTGGTGCTGGCCAAGCCCGCCGAGCAGACCCCGCTGATCGCCCAGGAAGCCGTGCGCCTGCTGCATCAGGCCGGCATTGCGCCAGACGTTCTGCAACTGCTGCCCGGCCGGGGCGAAACCGTAGGGGCAGCGCTGGTGGCCGATGCGCGTGTGGCCGGCGTGCTGTTCACGGGCTCCACCGAGGTCGCGCGCCTGCTGAACTTGCAGACCGCCGCCAGGCTGCGCCCCGACGGCCAGCCCGTGGTGCTGGTGGCCGAAACCGGCGGTCAGAATGCCATGCTGGTGGACTCGTCCGCGCTGGTCGAGCAAGCCGTGCAGGACATTGCTGCATCCGCCTTTGACAGCGCCGGCCAGCGCTGCTCGGCTCTGCGCCTGCTGTGCGTGCAAAGCGACTGCGCCGACCGGCTGCTGGCCATGCTGCGCGGCGCCATGCAGGAGCTGCATTGCGGCGACCCGGCCGAGCTGGCCACCGACGTGGGCCCCGTGATCGATGCCGATGCCAAGACTGCTATCGAGCGGCATATCGCCAGACTCAGGGCGCTGGATCTGCGCATCCATCAATCGCCGCTGAGCCCGGAAACTGCCGCACAAGGGCATTTTGTGGCGCCCACGCTGATCGAACTTCCCGATCTGCATCAGCTCAAGCACGAAGTCTTCGGCCCCGTACTCCATGTACTGCGCTATCAAAGGCGCGAGCTGCCGCAGTTGCTGGAGCGCATCAACGCCCTGGGCTACGGCCTGACCATGGGATTGCACACGCGCATCGACGAAACCGTGCAAGTGGTCGCCCAGGCGGCACATGTTGGCAATCTGTATGTGAATCGCAATATGGTGGGGGCCGTGGTCGGTGTTCAGCCCTTTGGCGGCGAGGGGCTGTCGGGCACCGGACCCAAGGCCGGCGGCCCCCTGTATCTGCCTCGCCTGCAGCAGACACCCGGCTCGCCCCTGCGTTTGCTCAGTCTGCTGCTGCATCAATCCGGACAGACACAGGCAAGCGCCACGCCCGTCACGGCAGCAGCGGCGACCGCCTTGCACCAGTTGGGCCACTGGGCCAGGCAGCATGGTGAGGCCATCGTTGGCCACGATTGCGAGCGCCTGCAAGCGGCCCTGCCCGATCTGCATGCCGCACGTCTGTTGCCCGGCCCCACAGGCGAGCGCAATCTCTACCAGCTGCTTGGCAAGCCGCGCACACTGTGCCTGGCGCAGGAAAGAACCATGCTGCTGCTGCAACTGGCCGCCGCACTGGCCTGCGGCTCGCAAGCTCTGTGGGTACCCGGCCCACTCGGCACCACAATTCACGGCAAGCTGCCAGATGCACTGCGCCGCCATGTGCGGCTGTTGCCTGCCGAACTGAGCGTCGAGGAAATTGCGGAGACCGAGGCCATGGATGCAGCACTGCTGGAATGCGACGCCCCCGAGTTTCTGCGCTGGGCGCAGGCCTTGGCAAGGCGCCCAGGCCCGTTGGTACTGCCCACGCGCTGCCAGACAGGCCAGCCCGTGCGGCTGGAGCGGCTCTGGCATGAACGCGCTCTATCGCACAACACAGCGGCAGCGGGCGGCAATGCGGCATTGATGACGCTCGAATAG
- a CDS encoding molybdopterin-binding protein yields MSIQAINVRNQFKGKVKEIIRGDVVSEVDVETPWGIVTSVITTRSVNDLGLAVGSEVVALVKSTEVSIAKL; encoded by the coding sequence ATGTCCATTCAAGCCATCAACGTACGCAATCAGTTCAAGGGCAAGGTCAAGGAAATCATCCGCGGTGACGTGGTTTCGGAAGTGGATGTGGAAACGCCCTGGGGCATCGTCACTTCGGTGATCACCACGCGCTCGGTCAATGATCTGGGTTTGGCGGTGGGCTCGGAGGTTGTGGCCCTGGTCAAGTCCACGGAGGTGTCCATCGCCAAGCTGTAA
- a CDS encoding CysB family HTH-type transcriptional regulator, translating into MNFQQLRSVRETARRGFNLTEVAAMLHTSQPGVSRQIRELEEELGIDIFVRAGKRLTGLTPPGTALLPIVERMLLEADNLRRAGEDFHASERGGLSIAATHSQARYALPQVVRDFRRLYPQVSLHLHQGSPRQVAEMLLSGEADIGVATEALGSYENLVTLPCYRWSHSVVVPPDHELLDTDGALTLEALARHPIITYEQGYTGRAHIDKAFAATGLVPDVVLTAMDADVIKTYAELGMGVGIIASIAFDVERDRHLRAIDARHLFEVNLTRLALRRDAWLRGYAYAFIESFVPTLTSEVVRAALQSAED; encoded by the coding sequence ATGAATTTTCAGCAACTGCGTTCGGTTCGTGAAACCGCAAGGCGTGGCTTCAATCTGACCGAAGTGGCGGCCATGCTCCACACCTCGCAGCCCGGTGTGAGCCGGCAGATTCGCGAGCTCGAGGAGGAGTTGGGCATCGATATCTTTGTGCGCGCCGGCAAGCGTCTGACGGGGCTGACGCCGCCCGGCACGGCCTTGCTGCCTATTGTCGAGCGGATGCTGCTCGAAGCCGACAATCTGCGTCGTGCGGGCGAGGACTTTCACGCCAGCGAGCGCGGCGGCCTGTCGATTGCTGCTACGCATTCCCAGGCACGCTATGCCTTGCCCCAGGTGGTGCGTGATTTCCGCAGGCTCTACCCCCAGGTTTCGCTGCATCTGCATCAGGGCTCGCCACGCCAGGTAGCCGAGATGCTGCTATCGGGTGAGGCCGATATCGGTGTGGCCACCGAGGCGCTGGGCAGTTATGAGAACCTGGTGACTCTGCCTTGCTACCGCTGGTCGCACAGTGTGGTCGTGCCGCCTGACCATGAACTGCTCGATACGGACGGAGCACTGACACTGGAAGCGTTGGCGCGCCACCCCATCATCACCTACGAGCAGGGTTACACGGGGCGTGCCCATATCGACAAGGCGTTTGCGGCGACAGGGCTGGTGCCCGATGTGGTGCTCACCGCCATGGATGCCGATGTGATCAAGACCTATGCGGAGCTGGGCATGGGCGTGGGCATCATTGCCTCCATCGCTTTCGATGTCGAGCGCGATCGCCATCTGCGCGCTATCGATGCCCGTCATCTGTTCGAAGTCAATCTCACGCGCCTGGCTCTGCGCCGCGATGCCTGGCTGCGTGGCTATGCCTATGCCTTCATCGAGAGCTTTGTGCCTACGCTGACGTCCGAGGTGGTGCGTGCGGCACTGCAATCTGCCGAAGACTGA
- a CDS encoding ATP-binding cassette domain-containing protein, with protein sequence MSSLWSRLAQSLVGAGALNARQPLVAWEASWDEAEALQASGQLWHKAKDAEDGKKDSSQQSDAQQKEQAEDVQGVHLQTRQLTKRYGEREVLKQVQLDVQPGEFIAIVGRSGCGKSTLLRLVAGLEEASAGQLLIDAGDAREQRRQNRDTRIMFQDARLLPWKRVLDNVILGLPDSAREQGRKVLAQVGLADRENEWPARLSGGQRQRVALARALVHQPRLLLLDEPLGALDALTRIEMHRLIEGLWRSHGFTALLVTHDVQEAVALADRVVLIEDGRIALDERIDLPRPRVHGDARFAALETRILDRVLQKPESEQAAGLQSWPGVPATGLRWAI encoded by the coding sequence ATGAGTAGTTTGTGGAGTCGTTTGGCCCAGTCGCTGGTGGGTGCAGGTGCGCTGAATGCGCGTCAGCCGCTGGTGGCATGGGAGGCATCCTGGGACGAGGCCGAGGCCTTGCAGGCTAGCGGCCAGCTGTGGCACAAGGCCAAGGATGCGGAAGATGGAAAAAAGGACAGCAGCCAGCAGTCGGATGCGCAGCAGAAAGAGCAGGCCGAGGACGTGCAGGGCGTGCATTTGCAGACTCGGCAGCTGACCAAGCGCTATGGCGAGCGTGAAGTGCTCAAACAGGTGCAGCTCGACGTCCAGCCCGGCGAGTTCATCGCCATCGTTGGGCGCAGCGGCTGCGGCAAGTCCACCTTGCTGCGCCTTGTGGCCGGGCTGGAAGAGGCCAGTGCTGGGCAGCTACTGATCGATGCGGGCGATGCGCGCGAGCAGCGCCGGCAGAACAGGGATACGCGCATCATGTTTCAGGACGCGCGTCTGCTGCCCTGGAAGCGGGTGCTGGACAACGTGATTCTGGGGTTGCCCGATTCGGCGCGCGAGCAGGGGCGCAAGGTGCTGGCGCAGGTGGGACTGGCTGACCGCGAAAACGAATGGCCGGCGCGGCTGTCTGGCGGCCAGCGCCAGCGCGTGGCCCTGGCCCGTGCCCTGGTTCACCAGCCGCGACTGCTGCTGCTTGACGAACCTCTGGGCGCTCTCGATGCACTGACGCGCATCGAGATGCACCGCCTCATCGAAGGTCTGTGGCGCAGCCATGGCTTCACGGCCTTGCTGGTCACTCACGATGTGCAGGAAGCCGTGGCGCTGGCCGACCGCGTGGTGCTGATCGAAGACGGACGCATTGCGCTCGACGAGCGCATCGATTTGCCGCGTCCGCGTGTGCATGGCGATGCCCGCTTTGCCGCGCTGGAGACGCGCATTCTGGATCGCGTGCTGCAAAAGCCCGAGTCAGAACAGGCAGCCGGATTGCAGAGCTGGCCTGGCGTGCCGGCTACGGGCCTGCGCTGGGCGATTTGA
- the ssuC gene encoding aliphatic sulfonate ABC transporter permease SsuC, protein MSDVQTLTLQSAAQPASPPVPRLELLARQFALRLLPWLLPVALIAAWQAASAYGWLSTRVLPAPLDVLRAAWALAESGELWTHVKVSAGRALAGLAIGGSLGLLLGLLTGSLRWAETLLDSTIQMVRNIPALALIPLVILWFGIDESAKLFLISISVFFPIYLNTFHGIRNVDPGLIEMGRSYGLTRWQLYRDIVLPGALSSILVGLRFSLGLMWVILIVAETISAQAGIGYLTMNAREFLQTDVVLVGILLYAILGKLADLFARSLERWWLRWHPGYQG, encoded by the coding sequence ATGAGTGATGTTCAAACGCTGACGTTGCAATCCGCTGCCCAGCCTGCAAGCCCGCCGGTACCGCGCCTAGAGTTGCTGGCGCGTCAGTTCGCTTTGCGGCTGCTGCCCTGGTTGTTGCCGGTCGCGCTGATCGCAGCCTGGCAGGCCGCATCGGCCTATGGCTGGTTGTCCACACGGGTGCTGCCCGCACCGCTGGATGTGTTGCGTGCAGCCTGGGCTCTGGCAGAGTCGGGCGAGCTATGGACCCATGTCAAGGTCAGTGCCGGGCGTGCGCTGGCGGGGTTGGCCATTGGCGGCAGCCTGGGCTTGCTGCTGGGCCTGCTCACAGGTTCGCTGCGATGGGCCGAGACGCTGCTCGATTCCACGATCCAGATGGTGCGCAACATCCCTGCGCTGGCGCTGATTCCGCTGGTCATTCTGTGGTTCGGCATCGACGAGTCGGCCAAGCTGTTCCTGATCAGCATTTCGGTGTTCTTCCCCATCTACCTCAACACCTTCCACGGTATCCGCAATGTGGACCCGGGTCTGATCGAGATGGGGCGCAGCTACGGCCTCACGCGCTGGCAGCTGTACCGCGACATCGTGTTGCCGGGGGCGCTGTCCTCCATCCTCGTGGGCTTGCGTTTTTCGCTGGGACTGATGTGGGTGATTCTGATCGTGGCCGAGACGATTTCAGCGCAGGCCGGCATCGGCTACCTGACCATGAATGCACGCGAATTTCTGCAGACCGATGTGGTGCTGGTGGGCATTCTGCTCTACGCGATTCTGGGCAAGCTGGCCGATTTGTTCGCCCGCTCGCTGGAGCGCTGGTGGCTGCGCTGGCATCCGGGGTATCAGGGGTGA
- the ssuD gene encoding FMNH2-dependent alkanesulfonate monooxygenase, translating to MQVFWFIPTHGDARYLGSSEGARQLSHDYVKQVAVAADSLGYEGVLIPTGRSCEDPWVVASSLLPVTKRLKFLVAVRPGLHQPSLAARMAASFDRLSGGRLLINLVTGGDQAELEGDGVFLDHATRYEQSAEFIEIWREILARSHEGKSLDFEGRHLQVKGAKLLFPPLQKPYPPVYFGGSSPAAHELAAEQVDAYLTWGEPPAEVAKKIADVREKAERRGRQVKFGIRLHVIVRETDEEAWADAERLISRLKDETVVQAQAAFARMDSEGQRRMAQLHAGGTKRSRKDLEISPNLWAGVGLVRGGAGTALVGSAQAVADRIKEYADLGIDTFVLSGYPHLEEAYRFAELVFPLLPVNVQEKLGGGNPGGPFGETVANLYSPRAAASGAAAPEREQVRVSQS from the coding sequence ATGCAAGTGTTCTGGTTCATTCCCACCCATGGTGATGCCCGCTACCTGGGCAGCAGCGAAGGCGCACGCCAGCTGAGCCATGACTATGTCAAGCAGGTGGCCGTGGCGGCCGACAGCCTGGGTTACGAAGGCGTGCTGATTCCCACGGGACGCTCCTGCGAAGATCCCTGGGTAGTGGCGTCCAGCCTGTTGCCCGTCACCAAGCGCCTGAAGTTCCTGGTGGCCGTGCGTCCTGGTCTGCATCAGCCCAGCCTGGCTGCTCGCATGGCGGCCAGCTTCGACCGGCTTTCCGGCGGGCGGCTGCTGATCAATCTGGTCACCGGCGGCGATCAGGCCGAGCTGGAGGGCGATGGCGTGTTTCTCGATCATGCGACGCGCTATGAACAATCGGCCGAGTTCATCGAGATCTGGCGCGAGATTCTGGCACGCAGCCATGAGGGAAAATCGCTGGATTTCGAAGGCCGGCATCTGCAGGTCAAGGGTGCCAAGCTGCTGTTCCCGCCGCTGCAAAAACCCTATCCACCCGTGTATTTCGGCGGTTCTTCGCCTGCCGCCCACGAGCTGGCGGCGGAGCAGGTCGATGCCTATCTGACCTGGGGCGAGCCACCGGCCGAAGTCGCCAAAAAGATTGCCGATGTGCGCGAGAAGGCCGAGCGCCGCGGCCGCCAGGTCAAGTTCGGCATCCGTCTGCATGTGATCGTGCGCGAAACCGATGAGGAGGCATGGGCCGACGCCGAGCGATTGATCAGCCGCCTCAAGGACGAGACCGTGGTGCAGGCACAGGCCGCATTTGCGCGCATGGATTCCGAAGGCCAGCGCCGCATGGCCCAGTTGCATGCGGGAGGCACCAAGCGCAGCCGCAAGGACCTGGAGATCAGCCCCAATCTATGGGCCGGCGTGGGTCTGGTGCGTGGCGGTGCGGGCACGGCCCTGGTGGGCAGCGCCCAGGCTGTGGCCGATCGCATCAAGGAATATGCCGATCTGGGCATAGACACCTTTGTGCTCTCGGGCTACCCGCATCTTGAGGAGGCCTATCGCTTTGCCGAGCTGGTCTTCCCGTTGCTGCCCGTCAACGTGCAGGAAAAGCTCGGCGGTGGCAACCCCGGCGGCCCGTTCGGCGAGACCGTGGCCAATCTGTACTCGCCGCGAGCTGCTGCTTCGGGAGCCGCTGCTCCGGAGCGCGAGCAGGTCCGAGTGTCCCAAAGCTGA